A window of Candidatus Binatia bacterium genomic DNA:
AAGTCTTTCAGCGCCGCGCCGATGGCGCGCTCGCTCCTCTGAAAGCGGTAGTTGATCGCGCTGTCGATCACGTTACAACCCAGCTCGACGGCGCGGACGACCGCGCGCCGGTAGAGATCGTCCGCCGCCGAGTCGTGGTTGCCGAGATAGGTGCCGATGCCGATCGATGAGAGCAGGAGTCCTTGAGATTCGCGGAAATGCTCGCCGGGAATCTTGCCCTCGAACCGTTTGCGATAGGCGGCGGTTTGTTCCGCCGTCGCCCAACCGGAGTGGCCCATTATCGGGTTCCCGCGGGTGAAACGCGGCGTTGGGGTTTCACCGGTTCTCTTCGAAACACCAGGCCGTCCAGGCCCAACGTTCTGCCGGGATTGGAGAGTATGAACATCACGAACGCGACGATGAAGGTTTGCTGCTGCGCCATCGGCGCGCCTCCTCTGGCCATGCCGGGGCCGAAGAAATAGTTCACCAGCATGAAGAGCCCTACGACGGAGGTCCAGCGCGTGAGTAGTCCCAAGATGAGGCAAGCGCCGACGAGTATCTCGCCCCACATCACGAGATGGCTGAACAGCTCCTTGTTGGGAACCACCACGTCCATCAGGAAGGACTTGTACCAGGGGTAAATTTCGATCTTATTGAGATCGCCGATCTGTGTGCCGATCCAGTCGGTGTGGGGGAAATCCCGACTATATTTTCGTATTCCCTGATAGAGCATGTAGTAGCCGATCCAGAGGCGCATGAGCACGACGTGCCATAGATAGGTACGCTCCGACAGATTCATGTTCCCTCCTTGGAGGCGCCGGCCTCCGCTTAGAATTGGTCCTTGAGCCGCCGAATGTGTGCGAACACGGAAACCGGATTCAAAGCCAGATTGGGGAACTGCTTTTGCAAATTTTGCTGGATCTCACGGCTATCCCAGCGGAGAAAGGGGTTGGTCTCCTTTTCTTCCGCTATCGTGGATGGAACCGTCGGAAGCCCCCGCGCTCTCATAGCGCGCGCTCTCTTAAGCCGGTCGGACAATTTCGGATTATCCGGCTCGATCGTCAAGGCGAATTCGAGATTTTTTTCGGTGTACTCGTGGCCGCAGTAGACTAGGGTATCGTCGGGAAGGCGCATGAGCTTCTGGAGCGAAGCGTGCATCTGCTCGGCCGTTCCTTCGAAAAGACGGCCGCATCCGGCGGTGAACAGCGTGTCGCCGCAAAAAAGACTATGGCCGAAGAGGTAAGCGGCGTGTCCCGTCGTGTGTCCCGGAATAAAAAGCACGCGCGCTTTGAGCCGGCCGATCTCGATTTGATCGTCCTCGTCGATGGCTCGAGTCAGACCGGGAATCCTGTCCTTATCGTTCTTATGGCCGTAGACCTCCAGCCGCCGGCGCGCCAAGCGTTCGATGATGCCCGCGTTTCCGCCGGTATGATCCCTGTGGTGGTGCGTGTTGAGAATCGCTTTGGCCGTAACCTTTTCTATTTCAATCCGATCCAGAACCGGCTCGGCCTCCGAGGGGTCGATCACCGCCGCCTCGCCGGTGTCTTCGCACACGACCAGGTAGCCGTAGTTGTCGCGCAGAAGCGGGATCTGAACGACTCTCATGCGGTGTCTTTATAGCAGATTACAAAGCAGCGACAAGAGAAGCTTCACTCAAGAACTCCCGCGCTTGAGGACCGATTTTGTGCTAGATTGATCGCATGGTTCGCGCCGGCGTCGGACAGTCTTCTCATCCGTCAACCGAGCGGGCCGCGGAAGAGGCGGCTGCGCGGGCCATGAGCCGCGCGGGTATTTCCGCAGCCGATCTCGTCCTGGTTTTTTTCTCCGTCGATCATCTTCCCTCCTGGCGGAAGCTCGTCGCCGCGCTCCAGCGCGTCTCCCGAACGGACCAGATCGTCGGCTCGAGCGGAGTGGGCGTATTAACGATCGACGGCGAGATCGAAGGAAAGGCCGGGCTTGCCGTCATGGTTGTGGCTTCGGACGACACGTGCGCCCGCGCGTTTTTGCATCACCCGCTCTCCGGCCGCGACACGGAAATCGGCGCCGAGCTCGGCCGAAACGCATCCGCCGGCGAAGAGTCTCTCCTGGTTGTGTTTCCCGACGCGTACAACTCACAGCCGCGCGCGCTCTTTCGCGGCATTGAAGAGTCCCGGGGCTTTGTCCCTCTCGTCGGCGCCGGCTCGTCCGAGAACGGAAGTCAGGGCAAGACCTTCCAGCTTTACGGGCACACGATCGCCACGAACGCGCTGGCAGGCTTCTCCCTCGCGGGCGCGTTTACGAGCCGGATAGGAATCACCCAAGGCTGCCGGCCGGTGAGCGCGCCGATGACGATCACCAAGACCGAGGGCAATCTCATTCTCGAAATCGACAACCGTCCCGCTTTCGAGGTCTTTTCACGGATCGTCAAAGGGCCGCTGCTGGAAAATCTCGGACGCGCCCTGGCCTATATCTTCGTCGGTCTGCCGGTAGACACGGGCAAAAACAGCGTCGGTCCGGGAGAATACCTCGTCCGGAATATCGTCGGTCTCGATCCGCGCGCCGGAGTCCTCGCCGTCGCCGAGGAGATCTTCGAGGGCGAGCGCATGGTGTTTACCTTACGCGACGCCGAGAGCGCGCGCGAAGACTTGGGCCAGATGCTCGGGCGCCAGGTTGAGAGCCTCGGCGGCAAGTCTCCGGCGTTGGGTTTTTATTTCAATTGCTGCGCGCGCGGCAGCTCGCTGTACGGGATGGACGGCATCGACGTCGCGTATATCCGCCAAGCTCTCGGCGAATTTCCCTTGATCGGTCTCTTCGGCAGCTTCGAGCTCGGCCCGCTCGGACGAAAGAATCATCTGCTCGCCTACACCGGCGTGCTCACGCTGATCACGGAAAAGTAGAACAGGATGCTTGACTATTTATGCGTTCTTCGCCTCCTAATCACTGCTGCTGTTGTGTCGTTCTCGATCGACGCCGTATCGGCCGGAGAGATGCCGGATGCGCTCACAAAAAAGCTCGCAGAATTTAAGGGCGCCGAACGCGGGCAGATGACTCCCGTCAAAAGTGAAGCACTCAGCCGCGAGTTCCGCGGATATTCGTTTTATGTGCTTCGCTTTAGGCAGTATCCGGTGGCGGTGGCCCCTCCAGATCCGCTCAAGGCAAATAATCTCTTCATGGTTAAGCCGGATGGATCGGTCGAGAATATAGTCGATACGGAGAAGCTGAAGAACTTTTTCCGCGCCGCTCTTGCGCCGGTTAAGGCAGAGGCCGAGGCCAGGGACACCGCCGCGGCGTGGCTCCAGCTTGCGCAGGAACTCTATCAGGATGGGTTTTTCCGCTTTTCACTCTCCGAGGATTCCATCCAGGTCGGCGCGCTGAAGGATGGCGGTCTCGAAGTCTCGGGCAAAGCTGTGGTGAATCCGCAAGGAGGCAACAGCGGACAGATTAACGTTGCGCTCACCTTCGATCCTGCCGGCGCGCTGACAAAGGTCTCCGAGTCGGCCCAGCTCCGTCGCGGCGTCCGGCCGATTTGCCAGGCGACCAAGCTTTTAGACCCGGACCCGATCGTGCGGGGTATGGCTGAGCAGGCTATCCTTCTCATGGGTAGTGCTGCCAAGGAATATCTGGACGAACAGCGCGCAAAGGCCGGCCCGGAACTTCAATATGCCATCGACGAGATCTGGCGGCGGATTGTTGCGAAAGGGCGATAACAGCTTGCCCGCATACGGCGAAGAGCTTGCAGACAGACAACATACGGGTCTACGGGTTCTCGATCGCAACGTCAAAGTTCTCGGCATAGTCAGCCTTCTGAACGATCTTAGCAGCGAGGTGGCTGTTCGCACACTGCCGTTGTTTCTCGCCAACGTCCTCGGAGTCAAGACCGGCATTATCGGTTTCATCGAAGGGATTGCCGAGAGCACGGCGACCCTGCTGAAGATCGCTTCAGGATACCTCGCCGACCGATCGGGGAAGAAGAAGGCTCTCACCTTATGGGGTTACGGCCTCTCGGGTCTGACCAAGCCGCTGTTGTATTTCGCAAACACCTGGGGGCTGGTCCTGGCGGTTCGCTTTCTGGATCGCGCGGGCAAGGGGATTCGCACCGCCCCTAGAGACGCTCTTATCGCCGATGTCACCCCAGAGCAGCACCGGGGCCGCGCCTTCGGCTTCAACAAGGCGATGGACAAGGTCGGGGCCGTTGTGGGACTTCTCGTTGCGGCTTGGATCTTGTCGGTGATGCCGTCTGATGGAGGCGCTCTCACGCGGGCAAATTATCAGGCGCTCGTTTTGCTCTCGGTGATCCCAGGGCTCGCTGCCGTATTGATATTGGCGATTG
This region includes:
- a CDS encoding DoxX family protein, coding for MNLSERTYLWHVVLMRLWIGYYMLYQGIRKYSRDFPHTDWIGTQIGDLNKIEIYPWYKSFLMDVVVPNKELFSHLVMWGEILVGACLILGLLTRWTSVVGLFMLVNYFFGPGMARGGAPMAQQQTFIVAFVMFILSNPGRTLGLDGLVFRREPVKPQRRVSPAGTR
- the gloB gene encoding hydroxyacylglutathione hydrolase, with the translated sequence MRVVQIPLLRDNYGYLVVCEDTGEAAVIDPSEAEPVLDRIEIEKVTAKAILNTHHHRDHTGGNAGIIERLARRRLEVYGHKNDKDRIPGLTRAIDEDDQIEIGRLKARVLFIPGHTTGHAAYLFGHSLFCGDTLFTAGCGRLFEGTAEQMHASLQKLMRLPDDTLVYCGHEYTEKNLEFALTIEPDNPKLSDRLKRARAMRARGLPTVPSTIAEEKETNPFLRWDSREIQQNLQKQFPNLALNPVSVFAHIRRLKDQF
- a CDS encoding FIST N-terminal domain-containing protein — encoded protein: MVRAGVGQSSHPSTERAAEEAAARAMSRAGISAADLVLVFFSVDHLPSWRKLVAALQRVSRTDQIVGSSGVGVLTIDGEIEGKAGLAVMVVASDDTCARAFLHHPLSGRDTEIGAELGRNASAGEESLLVVFPDAYNSQPRALFRGIEESRGFVPLVGAGSSENGSQGKTFQLYGHTIATNALAGFSLAGAFTSRIGITQGCRPVSAPMTITKTEGNLILEIDNRPAFEVFSRIVKGPLLENLGRALAYIFVGLPVDTGKNSVGPGEYLVRNIVGLDPRAGVLAVAEEIFEGERMVFTLRDAESAREDLGQMLGRQVESLGGKSPALGFYFNCCARGSSLYGMDGIDVAYIRQALGEFPLIGLFGSFELGPLGRKNHLLAYTGVLTLITEK
- a CDS encoding MFS transporter, whose amino-acid sequence is MLRKGDNSLPAYGEELADRQHTGLRVLDRNVKVLGIVSLLNDLSSEVAVRTLPLFLANVLGVKTGIIGFIEGIAESTATLLKIASGYLADRSGKKKALTLWGYGLSGLTKPLLYFANTWGLVLAVRFLDRAGKGIRTAPRDALIADVTPEQHRGRAFGFNKAMDKVGAVVGLLVAAWILSVMPSDGGALTRANYQALVLLSVIPGLAAVLILAIGVSEPAGRRAKLAKEGFVGWRSLDRRFKAFLGVIVLFTLGNSSDAFLMLRAQTVGLSTTEIFLLLAAFNLVVSLSSFPAGILSDRLGRRKLIICGWLIYALIYFGFGAAATAWQVVALYVLYGLYHGAFQGAASALVADLVPPERRGTAYGLFNGAIGVAVFPASFVAGLLWQWFGPAAPFYFGAVLACASSCLFLLIPEKR